CTCTACCTGGAGTATACAGatggaatttaatttaaattaattcagcagGGAATGGCCAAATGAGTTCCACTCCAGTTACCACAGTTTCTTTGTAGCCTTTTAGAGGGGGCCAAAAAACTTGGCAGCCTGTGCTGAGTTGAGAAGAATGGCCACTTGTTGTCCCAGTGTTCCGTGGGTTTCACACAGCTCACTACAGAGGACGGGGAGGCTTTAGGTTGGATGCTTAAAACGTGGGAAAGATGAAGGATAGATGAGGGAACTTCCCACTGAATAAAAGCTTTATGACAGTGCCCTCTTGTATAAAACACTTCGCAAACACTTTATGCTTTCACTTTTAGTTACTAACCAGGGAATGCTGGACTGACAAATCTGTCCATATCtgcagtgtttttctttatcattgtcATTTGTCGTTGTATCCATTCATGGTTGGTCCACACACCATCGCATGATGCCTCTACGTAATGACACCACAACTAAAACCGGATTATCTCAAGTGAcatcacacccccaccccactgctTCTGGCTCCTGCTCATCTCTGACCATCTGGAGGTTACTAGAGGACATTCACACCCCTGAGTTCAGCGGTCAcgccggctgctgctgctgctagacGCCCAGCTCTGGCCTGCACCGTAACCCTGCAGCTGTCACCTGGATCTCGCCCATCACAGGAGGACCACTGTTCCCACAActtaagttgaattgtttgattGAAAGAAATGTAGGACTGCATTCAAACGTGCACAAGAACCCACACATTCCCAAGGGAGATCTATTTCTctttaaattaaaactgaaatgctTGAGACACAGAATATTCAgtcaagtgtttatttttattttttttattctttcaaacACGAATACACAGAGGGAAATAGTTGAGGTTGAAATttcaaacaaatgattttacaaaaacatttaacaaaatgAATATCTCATGTTACAAGAGCAAGTGCAAATCACTGCAAAAGTAGAAATGTTTCTGGGTAAATTGGCGCAATGAAGAGATGACTTCTTCGTTCAAGTGGTCAAATCAAGCTTTCTCATATGTACGGATTGCCTGGACTCCCTCAAACGTCAAAGTCTGTCGGGTAGGGAAggggaaaaagtaaaaacaacctGTGTTACGTGATGGCGGTTACAATTTAGCTATGATTTTAATGCAATGTTTCAAAGTTAATGCACACTGGGTGATAAAACCTCAGTCCTTTAAACACTTGGATCTTTAGGGTTATGGCTCcataaagtaataaatataaacacaatgGCAGAAATAAAGTATGTATCTATAGTTGTAGAGGCTGATATAATCATTACATGTTATTTAATCTTACCATCACCATCTTTCCATCCTTGATTTCTCTGACAAATTTGGTTTCCTTGCCATCCCACTTCTGTACCTGCACCAGGTTGTTTCCCTCCATAGAGAAGGCAGACTGCAAGCAGAGACATGGAATGGTTCAGGTCATGTCAGATCCAAGTAAGAGTGAATGCCATGTCTAAGAATTAACCTGACATATACTCAGCTCACTTTGACATGACGGTCATCTGGTGTGGTCTCATCAAACTCCTCGCCCAGCTTGGCAGAGAGCTCAGTGTTCCTGAAGGTGCTCAGGGTTTTCACCACCAGTTTTTCTCCATCCTGGCTGATTATTACAGTTGGTTTGGTGACATTGCCCACTTGTCTTGTGGCAAACCCAAcacctgttttaaaaaaaaattacaactttttAATGGCGTGTTATTGTAGTCACAAATGAAGCAAATATAATTTATCCCAGATATAAATAATCTTGAGCAAGTGCAGTTTAAAGTTACAGCAGGCAACATCTTTTACACTAGAGCCTCTTATTTCAAAGTGTAAAATGAATTAACAACAAATCAAAGTAGCTCACCAAGTGCCTTCATGTAGTCATCAAAGTTCTGGCTGTCCACCAGTTTCCATGTGGCGCAGAAAGCATCGACCATTTTTGCAAATGTTATTGATCCTGTCTAGTATTAAAGCCAGTCAGCTTCTGCGCTCCCTGCGACAATTTCTGTGTGTCCAAAGAAGTGGAACGGAGGGCGGGGATTCGAGCTGCAGTCTAAAAGCTGATTGGACGTCCCGCCGTCCCGGTGGGCAGTGATTGGTTGTGGATTATTTAGCGGCTCTAAACGACGATTACGATTTTATTCCAACCaaggataaaataaatacaatttatgaataaaaataaacaacgcATGTTGCGTGTTAACGCTAGCATGCTATGTATAGATGTACATTAATGTTCACATGTGACGTTGGACTGTTTTTATTAGCTTTCTAGCACTGATGTTTGatacaataaagaaaaactgttttaaaaatacCTGCAATTTTGCCCTTGTAGCTTGtgtcacatgaaaacaaaccagATTTTGTTcctaaataaatgtgatatttatttatatagaagCGCTGGAccaaaaagacaataaatttCTGCATGACGTCATCCGTGGAGACAGTTGGCCCACTCCTCAGTCAGAGCTGCCTGGAGCTGCTGTGGATTATGTCCCACAGTCAAGGCACCAACCAGGTCTCAGGACTGGGTGTGCATGCCTCCAGCATACCAATGACAGGCTCCTGGTTACAATCCCCCTGCTGTGGCATTCTGTCAGATGCAATTGTCTCTTTGTGCTTTTAATTAAACCATTGAGactagttttgttttgtttgttttttaaaaaggagaagaatgtgCTTTCAGACTCAAGACTAGTCacaaaattcagtgaaattaACTTCCAAACTTCCTGACCGTTGTGGATCCACATAAAAACTAGTCTGTCTTTACTGTAGGTGGAAATccagttttaaaattaaaaaaagttccCAACAAGGAGTGCAAAAGAGtggtgtatttatatatttctcaAGTATGAATTAAACTGTTACATAGTTTTGTAGGTCATTATAGTGTACATAGTGTCCCATGTCTAAAACAATTGTCTCTCACAAGCTTTTCAATGTCTGGTGAAAGGACGATGAGCAAACAATAATGTTTTTGAACTTTTGAAGCTGTTAGGATCATTATCAATGATCAAATGAGCAAAATGAATACAAAATGACTGACAAATACCACCGCAAAACTTTAATCTCAGTAAAATACTTCCTGTAGATACAATCTGACACTGATACAGTAGTCTACAGTCACAATGGCAGATGAGTCTTTATTAACCTTAGCAAAGATTTCATCAATAACACCAGTAAATAATAACAGACCGTATGATTAAAGCTCAATGTTCCTGGGTGTATTATCAGGCTTCCTGCATTGGTCGAGgaaaaagaaattttatttgAACTTGGCACAGCTCAAGGCCAGATtacatgtaataaaaaaaaaaactagcactgtaaaaaacattttgcaattcaTACAGTATAAACAATTTGTCTCTAGATTCGCATAAAATTATAACATCCCTGAagtttatatatgaaaaaaaaacccaaaacactcTCTAATGAAAACTCATGTTGCAGCTCAGGGATCTTTACTTTCTCATAAATAAGAGGAATAATACCAGAAAGGAAATTATCGTGATTGACTTTTGTTCTTGGCACTCAATGgcttgtcattaaaaaaatgagcatcacttaaaacacattaaatgatgAGAAACAATGAGACTTAATGTAGTTTGACTTCCTATTGTTGTTTACTTTACTAAACAAATTAAACCTATCAGAAGTTGGCAGCAGCTGGCTTATGCTCAACAGTTTAGTCCTCTTTTTTTACCCCAATTACTTTTTCTATGCAACAAAGTCCACAACACAAACTCTTGTTAGCACAAGTGTTACTATAACCACCAGCCGCTaacagaaaaaaggaagaaaaaacaaatcagcaGCAATGTTTTCTCAGGTCTTGTACTGTCGATTTTAGGTTACAAATCAACTACTGATGAGCAACACAATCCATTCGTATGAACgtcaaaatgtcttcattttttaaaaacaaaaaccaaaaggtGTGTATCCTGGTTAGAATACAGAAAGGGTGAGGACAAAGGAAAACGAGATATCCACAATGGAATCATGCAAATTACTGTAAATTGTtattaaacagaaaatcaaGAAGTCAAAATTATATTAACTTTGTTCCTGTCACCAAATTAGACCAATGAGATGGAATTACTGTTTGATTCAGAGTTTAAATAATTACGATAAATAcgataaaataataacacatgATTAATGAGTGGATTGTCTTACAGTGTGGCACTATGTATTTGTGAATGTCCTTTAATAAGTAGTTCTTCTGTCTCCGTGCAGCTGAAGGACTCGGCTGCTATCTGAACACGCCGACATTGATTGACAGCGCCACCTCTGGTTTCCTGAATTTGTTCAGCGCAGTCTTTTTCTGAGGCCCAACGCCGTTACAGCCTGCAGCCTGCTctctgcaaaacaaacaaaaaaataaagggataAGCTTTCATTTCGTGGATAAAACGTTGAACAATCAACATGTTTTACAGTAACTTTGCTGTCACAGGTGAAGCATATCTAAAAAATGGCAGAATGGCCAGTGACATCTCACCCTTTCCTGCGTTCTTCTGCCTGTTCCCTGAGCCTCTGCTGGGCCTGCTCATCGTCAAGGGTGACAAAGTCCCGGTTGTTGTCAATCAGAAGATTCTTGGAAAATATTAAGATTACATTCAGTTTCTCTCAAAACATTGAATCAGATTAGTTTTTAAAACCAATACCTTGACGCCGATTGTGTCGCCATCTTTAAAGTGAAATGGTGCACCCAGCAGAGATTctgctttcttcttccttttctttttggaaaCCTGCTGGCTCTGAAGTAAATACAACATATGATTCACTGACTATGAGAATTAGCAAAACATACAAGAATATTAAGACTTTGTGACGAAATAATGAAGTAAATGTTTGAGGCTGAGTTTCTTTTTTAGTCCTACTAGATAAGAACACCTCCATCATTTACTGAACCAGCCTTTGCATTACAGTGACTGCCAGCATGCATATGGATTTCCCTCGACTAACACAAAAGGAGAAACAAGAAATGACGTCATTTTACCCAGTTTGAGATTTCTTCCCACGAGTGTTTGGGAGGTTGGTATTTGGCCAACAGCAGAGTGTCGGGGGAGAGGCCGTAGTGTGCTGCCAGACAAGTACGTAGAGAGTGAGGAGAGGAGTCGCGGGACGCATCCCATACCAGCTCTTCTGCAGGGTAGTAACACCTCTCCCCTGGCACTCCCATTTTCACATGAAGCAAAACCTCCCTGGGCCTTAGTAATAGAAGGACAAAgacttttttacatttcacacacaATGAAGAAACATTCTTTATAAATTAGAAACTTCATGTTCAAAACCTCACCCAAGATCTTCCTCTTTTAGTAGCTGTTGCACACAAAGGTCTGTACCACTGGTCAGCTTTAGTTTCCTGGTCAGGAGATAACATGCCTGTATTATCTATAATTAGCTGTGCAGTATGATCATACTGTGATAGATTGGTAATAATGCATGAACAGAATTACAGTACTTTACTGTAAAGAGCACGATGATTTGTAGCagaccaaatttaaaaaaaacatgattcaaaAGAATTTCTTTCGATTTGTCATTGTATGACACAGCCCTATAATGAACAATCAATAATTGTTTAGCTATCAATTACACATATAAAGATATAAAACCCGTAGAAGTATTCGTACTTCAGTGTCAATTGTTGTCCCCTGAGGATTCGTGCAAGCTGCCATGCATCCAGCTGCCACACACGCATGAACGCAGTGGTAGGTATGCACACATCCTGGAGGGCAGGCAGCGTCAACACCTGAAAAATACACAACGCAGTATAGTAAGAACAAGGTCACTAAATGTttggttagaaaaaaaattaaaatttatggTCATTCATGACTTTAAGGCTGAAAATGGTACCTAACTAGTTCACTTGACTGTCAACTCCCGATTTTAATGACACACTGTGGCCTTAATATTCTACCTGAGTTTTGAGATCCTCCAGGGTGGCGTCTTCTGATATCTCCACCTGTCCCACACTCCTCAGCTGTGCCATGTTGTCAGAACAGAGAGGAAGTGAGCGACTGTGTCTTTCCGGTAAAACCTCCACTGTTTGCTCCTCAGCGCTTCCATGGTCAGCGTGATTAAACTGCTGGGCGGCGTTCGCGGGAtccacacaccaccacacagaCAGCTTGAGAAAACCctgataaaaacataaaatataagatAAGGCTAAAGAGAGAAGTTGTGTTATAGCATACAATGAATCCCCAGCCAAGTCATCAATGCACCTTTGGAGGAAGCTGTCCTTCTGCGATGATTAATGTCTCTCCGTTGATTATCTTCATTTCTGACAGAGAAGCATCCTGAAAATTGGCAGCAATTACTCCATAGTTAGTATTTCAAACATACATTTTGTTTGGGCATGCGAGcgatttttatttctaaatacaTTCCTCCTTTACGCAAATTTCCTTTCATCCTTCAATATTTTATCAGCTGGCAGATGATATtctattaatatattttgttgGGAAACACCACTGCTACAAAACGTGAAAATTAAAAAGGTCTCTGTGATAatgattttcaaaatgattgatTGTTCACATAAATCAAAACTCACCTCATCCATAAGTGGCTCTCCAAGTTCCTCGCACCAGTCGAGTCTACTCAAGTGCCAACAGGTGCCTGCAAACACACAGTGGAGTGTATCGTACAATCTACTAGACTAGAATTACCTGAAGATAATTTTGGTTTGCAGTAACACACTAAACACAAAGGAGGAGCCTGCAATGCATTAAAGACTAAAAGTGAAGAATAAAATTGATTCCATCTTACCATCAAGTCCAACAGCGTCCAGCATCGCCTTGAGACACTGAAAataacaaccaaaaaaattttgatttttcaaGTACCAACATGTCCTACAAGCAAACATTATTTGCCATTAttataaatgtacattttctCTTCACCTCTCTGACAGTGCAACTGTTTTCCACAATGATGTCCATCTCtatgccagcagggggcgctgttccCACAGAGAAGTGCAAGAAAATCTGCGCCACAAACAGGAAAACtcacattaattttatttcaaaaggtTCTGTAACATTCATACGTGCAGCTGCAGGTACATCATTTTACTGGCGATTTCAGATTAATAGACACACCTGTGAGGCCTTAGGGGCATTTCCAGGACAGAGTGTAAGCGTGGTCATAAGTCGCACGCCTGCATCACGAACACTCAGCTCCTCACACACTGCGGAGGGTAAAACATGTGCACTTAGTAAAACTTCAAAAACAGATGACAAAATAACTATTGGAAAAAGGGGGAGTACAGATTATACATTTTATGAGGGGACAGTGTCAGGGAATGCATGTCTTAATATTTTGTCATAATGGGGGATCCCCAGTTCTTAAGTGATCTACaacaataaaatttatttagaaAAGAAATGGTATAGTACCTGGAGGAAGGAGTTTCCCTGTGCGGTCCACCTGCCTCAGACAGAACTGTGCATCTAGTCAGAACCAACAATCAGCACATTTAAGAATGTGTCTAAAACAACAGCAGCTAAGAGAACATTATCCAATAATAGTGTAGGCAGTTATTTCAATGTGGTACAGACTATAAAGACCCTTCAGTCGAGCACACTTAACATCAAAACAAATAATGCATTACATTTCATGGACCTGAGGGATGTATATTGTTGCTGTGTTGTTGAAATTGTATACATAACTGACTGCTAATGAATAATGTGTGAGTCACATGATCTGGGGCAGCCTTATTTACCATCAAACAGCTTGCCTGGGGGCTCCTTGTTTAACTGCAGCTCCTCCATGGCCCTCTGTTTCACCTCCCCCAGGAGCTGTAAGACAGACATCACATGTGACTACATGACAGGATACTTATAAACGTAAATACACATGAATGacaagcagagaaaacacagcagcaaacaACTGACTAACCATACTTCCTGTAGCAGGAACCTTAatctttcttctctcctcttcttcctcccctcctactcctccttctcctcctccatgtgGTCGAAACTCTACCTGGAGCCATCGGCAGTCAGACGGTGTAGTCACGGTGACGATGTCTCCATTTAGAGTGAACACACTGAACCAAGACGAGACAACcgcagtaaaacacacacacttaacacaagcatttattcattcattcattcattcattttcatgaacCGCTTCTTCCGATGTTGCGGGTCGcaggtttgctggagcctatcccagcagacttggggcgagaggcagggtacattcCGGGTGCGACGCCGGTGCACCGCGAAGCGACCAAGCATTTACTGCAGAGAAATTCACCTGCTGTCCAAAGATTGTGGCTCCAGCACCAACAAGGCATCTCCATCTTTCAGCGACAGCTCCTTCAGCGTCCGCTGCATGTCAGCAGGGGGGAACAGCTGCCATCCAGttgcccctcctcctcctccctcccccttctCACCTATTTTTCCTTCCTTACGTTCCTGGCACAGCAAAATCTGCTTGGGCTCCCCTAAAGCCTCCCTCACCTGCCCAAGCGTCACAGCACCAGCAAaacctctctcttcctttttaaGTCTAGTTCCCCCATTTTCAAATCCTCCATTTCCCCCCTCACACTCCACCCCATCTTGCTCCAAAAAGGGACGAACTACAGTCAGCAGCACTGGCTCCCACTCAGCTCCAGTTAGGACGCTCGCACCGCACACCTGAAGaggtacaaaaaaaaccaaatgccTTGATATTAATCAAACTGAGTTTAAATACACTTCTAAAAACATCTGTCATAAACTTAAAGCCAAAAAATGTTAAACCATATCTGCACTGtgcattttttttgccaatttttgcatttcctgacatgtttcttttttaatatatatgatTGGCATCAATTTTGTCAGCCTAAAGACATATACAAAAACCCCAACTATGCCAATAATTAAATTTGACAATCAATTTTATCTATGACAAAAACAGTTTGAcgataaaaaaatattcttgcaTTAGGTTTTAGTCTTTAGGAGTAAGTTTCTTCTTACCTCTTTGCCGTTCCACACAAACAGGTCAGAGTTTGTCTGAATGCCTGCACTGTACAGAGGAATGCTGTCATCTGTGAagaatgacacaaaaaaaatgtagttaGAGCACTGACAAAAACTCCTTTAATCTCCCGAAAGCATGTCGAGCGTCTCACCTGTAATGGTGTTATACAGGTGCAAACCTGCAGGAAGACTCTTGGCCATAGTTAGAGCCATATCCCCTTCCCACAGTTCCTGCATCTATATAGAAATttaacatgcatttaaaaaaatgaagttgGTAATTAAGTTGGTAATTTTGGACATGATGTTACCTGATAAATAGATAAACGAAGATCTCCCACAGTCTTCCTACGGTCAAAACTCAGAGTGCTGCTCCCATTCCATTctttgctgattggctgaagcgCTCCATTCTCCATCCTGTAACAGTTTGCCAGGTGGAGACGTAGCTCTATAGTGTTGTTCGTAGCCTCAAACCTgtctctgaaaaataaaacaaaaaacaattgtgATTAACAATTTATGTGAATGCGTAAATTACTTTATCTGTTTTCTGGTTATCAATGCACTGAGAAGCTATCGAACAGCTAAAAGCTTCACAAAATGAGATTGTGTGATATAAGTGTGTTTCTTTTACCGCATCTGCTGGAGTTTGAAGTTTTCTTCCTGAGCCACTTGGATGAGATGAGGAGGAACTTTATAACGGGGATTGTTCAGTGCTGTGAGtgtagaagaaaaacaaaacacattttacctTGTCTGTACTTCACATCCAAACAATTATAATTCATACTGCAATAATAACACAATCGATATTATCAAAATCATACTAGCGATTAATTATTGTTCAACGGAGTCTAATTACAGTACTCCTATTCTAAATTGCTGAAGGGTTCTCTTCCGTATGTCACCTCCACTCCATTTACCTCTCAGATCCAACACTCGTTTCCAATGCTAATGTATTACATAGAGTGAATTACCCTCGCTGGGTCTGTGCAGCTGTGTTTTTCTGTAGAACAGCATGTATGCACTCTCCTTGCCCTGGAATTGCTTCTCTATGTCAGATTTCCTGATGGATGTCACTGTGGAGTCATTGAAGTCAAACCAGTGGCTACCCTGCTGACAGGAAAAAGAGGAACACCGTGAGAAACAGGCATCAAAGTAACCACAGAGGGCCAGCAGGCACACAGATGAAAAATGGACACAACTGagtgttgttttcttcttaAATAAAgtcttcagtttcattttagaTCACACATTCTTGCTGAACTGTGCTTGTTGGTTTTATACCCCGTCTTCAGGCTCTTGTTGTTTCGCATCTCTAAGGTCTGCATGTGTTGAATGGTTAGAGTCAAAGGTGTGTTCTGCTAGGCCAAGAGGTTCCTTCACAGGGCCCGGTGTGTTTGCCTTCAGTGTCACTTGAGTACCGTTggacaacaacataaaaatgtcGTTGTTGGACTTCAGGAACTACACACCAAAAAAGAGAATTAAAAGACAATCAATCTGCATTTGACTCAGActttaaaccaaacaaaaatgatATTCGACTTAAAAGATGGATTTCTAAGGGTTTAACTTCATATTACTCATTTGTCAACAAAGGTGTGTTCCAGAGATTTGAGGTCTTACAAGAGCAAGAGTCCTTTACTCTTAAAGTACAAATAGATAAGTTTTACCAGATTTGGTCCAAATGGGACAGAAAATGCTAAACCTGTGAGATCTGACTTCACCTGAATGTTATCATACACTGTAGCCTGATTAATTGCCTCGTTCaatttgtaggtgtgtgtatgaAGGACTGCTGAAGACCCCCAAGGGAAACTCgccctgtttgtgtgtttagtttttgttttgttttgtttttctccccctTGTGatgttatttgttaaaattgaaaatggaaaaaaacataaaaatgggaagaaaaaaaaaagataatctgCAAATGAagccagatttaaaaaaaacagcatcagaattatttaaaacaaagaaagtagCCATACCTTTCCTATAGGACCGTAGTGTTTTCTGAACTTTTTGCTCCAGGATGAACCAATTTTATCCATGAGTTTCTGTCCCAGTTGGTCCAACAGAACAATCTTTGATGGCTCCTAGCAGAAAAGCAATCAAGATCACCTAATAATTATCCACAGCTATCAAACagtttaaagacaaaaacagccaaaattcagacacaaaaaacacacttctAAGATTGGCTGTTAACATACCTGGGCAATAATCGCAGTTAGGACAGACAGAGGGTCATCCTCTTGTAATTTTGGCCCACACACTTCATTCTTGACCTCCTCCTTCACTTTTTTCTGGATCTTCAGTTTACATTCCTCCTCCTGACAACAAAACAGAAGCCATTCAAAAACTGACAGAGTTTTACTGAAGTATTATAAAATGCTGACACTAAtgcaaatcaaaaaaatctggCATTTACCTGCTTTTAAGGCATTTTATGAGGAATGAAGGAAAAACTTTTACAACTTTACTATCTTACCGTTGGCTCCCATTTGCCCAGTTGATCAATATCCCTGATATAAACATGGTAATGGCCACCATAGCAGCCACCCTTATGGATAATCACTGAGAACAGCTCATAGGAGTAATCAGTGTCCTCTCCATCCGTCTGTAAGGAAGCATATTAACTTATGTGAGCACTAGActagaaacaaagaaaattccTATACATCTAAGAACGTGTCAGGCAAAGTACCTGTTCACAAAACGGCTGTAGGTTGATGGTGAAGGGGAAATTGTAGCGCCCCGTCTCCTTGTATCGCTCACATTTAACAAAGTCAAAGCTGAATCTCAGCAAAGACATGGTAATGAAAGGAGGAAGCTTCTTAAGCTTGGCAGACTGAGTGGGagcaaaacacataaaaaatgtaaaagaaaaactgaaaaagaagtaTAAGTTCTTTACATATCTAGCTCCtaatttttattaaactgtttaaatttacagattttaaagtctcaaaggTCTGTATATCACACCCTTTTTTATTATGTTGACCCAGTCTGATATGTGGCACTGACCTTGGCAGCAGTAACCAGCCTGTCACACTGTGCACAGCGATACAGGTTATTGCCCTCAAACAGCTCTTCCTCCACAAACATGTTCCAGAGAGTCTCCTCCAGGCTGGAcatcccacaaacacacaccgtcaAGTCCAGGAAGTCCTcctacagaaaacaaaaaggttAGTCATCTTTGTATTCAATGTAAATTTCTCATCCAATGCCAGTTTTACTGAACCAAAGACAAAACTATATTTACAGGTGTGTTTAATTGGTCTGATAAAAGGAACTAGCAAGAGAAGGCCTGCAAACACTGACACACCTGTCTCTGGCTGACATTGCCACACTCTTTGCAGACAATGCTGTTGGCGATGGTGCCGTGGTAGAGCTGCTGGATAAAAGCACTGCCAGAAGTGTCCACGAGAGAGTGCTCCAAGGCACTAAACAGAATCCTGTTCAGCTCCTGCACGTCATGCTGGTTTGTTCCCTGAAAGA
The Antennarius striatus isolate MH-2024 chromosome 17, ASM4005453v1, whole genome shotgun sequence genome window above contains:
- the fabp7a gene encoding fatty acid binding protein 7, brain, a: MVDAFCATWKLVDSQNFDDYMKALGVGFATRQVGNVTKPTVIISQDGEKLVVKTLSTFRNTELSAKLGEEFDETTPDDRHVKSAFSMEGNNLVQVQKWDGKETKFVREIKDGKMVMTLTFEGVQAIRTYEKA
- the usp40 gene encoding ubiquitin carboxyl-terminal hydrolase 40 isoform X2; this translates as MFGNLFDQEEEEEENGFAAASSTGRAAKVGDEPPPPRGKSSLCGIKNQGGTCYLNSLLQTLLFTPEFREKLFSLGPEELGCLTDKDKPGAKVRVIPLELQRLFASLLLVDQQSASTADLTDSFGWNSAEGTNQHDVQELNRILFSALEHSLVDTSGSAFIQQLYHGTIANSIVCKECGNVSQRQEDFLDLTVCVCGMSSLEETLWNMFVEEELFEGNNLYRCAQCDRLVTAAKSAKLKKLPPFITMSLLRFSFDFVKCERYKETGRYNFPFTINLQPFCEQTDGEDTDYSYELFSVIIHKGGCYGGHYHVYIRDIDQLGKWEPTEEECKLKIQKKVKEEVKNEVCGPKLQEDDPLSVLTAIIAQEPSKIVLLDQLGQKLMDKIGSSWSKKFRKHYGPIGKFLKSNNDIFMLLSNGTQVTLKANTPGPVKEPLGLAEHTFDSNHSTHADLRDAKQQEPEDGGSHWFDFNDSTVTSIRKSDIEKQFQGKESAYMLFYRKTQLHRPSEALNNPRYKVPPHLIQVAQEENFKLQQMRDRFEATNNTIELRLHLANCYRMENGALQPISKEWNGSSTLSFDRRKTVGDLRLSIYQMQELWEGDMALTMAKSLPAGLHLYNTITDDSIPLYSAGIQTNSDLFVWNGKEVCGASVLTGAEWEPVLLTVVRPFLEQDGVECEGGNGGFENGGTRLKKEERGFAGAVTLGQVREALGEPKQILLCQERKEGKIGEKGEGGGGGATGWQLFPPADMQRTLKELSLKDGDALLVLEPQSLDSSVFTLNGDIVTVTTPSDCRWLQVEFRPHGGGEGGVGGEEEEERRKIKVPATGSMLLGEVKQRAMEELQLNKEPPGKLFDDAQFCLRQVDRTGKLLPPVCEELSVRDAGVRLMTTLTLCPGNAPKASQIFLHFSVGTAPPAGIEMDIIVENSCTVRECLKAMLDAVGLDGTCWHLSRLDWCEELGEPLMDEDASLSEMKIINGETLIIAEGQLPPKGFLKLSVWWCVDPANAAQQFNHADHGSAEEQTVEVLPERHSRSLPLCSDNMAQLRSVGQVEISEDATLEDLKTQVLTLPALQDVCIPTTAFMRVWQLDAWQLARILRGQQLTLKKLKLTSGTDLCVQQLLKEEDLGPREVLLHVKMGVPGERCYYPAEELVWDASRDSSPHSLRTCLAAHYGLSPDTLLLAKYQPPKHSWEEISNWSQQVSKKKRKKKAESLLGAPFHFKDGDTIGVKNLLIDNNRDFVTLDDEQAQQRLREQAEERRKGEQAAGCNGVGPQKKTALNKFRKPEVALSINVGVFR
- the usp40 gene encoding ubiquitin carboxyl-terminal hydrolase 40 isoform X1; translated protein: MFGNLFDQEEEEEENGFAAASSTGRAAKVGDEPPPPRGKSSLCGIKNQGGTCYLNSLLQTLLFTPEFREKLFSLGPEELGCLTDKDKPGAKVRVIPLELQRLFASLLLVDQQSASTADLTDSFGWNSAEGTNQHDVQELNRILFSALEHSLVDTSGSAFIQQLYHGTIANSIVCKECGNVSQRQEDFLDLTVCVCGMSSLEETLWNMFVEEELFEGNNLYRCAQCDRLVTAAKSAKLKKLPPFITMSLLRFSFDFVKCERYKETGRYNFPFTINLQPFCEQTDGEDTDYSYELFSVIIHKGGCYGGHYHVYIRDIDQLGKWEPTEEECKLKIQKKVKEEVKNEVCGPKLQEDDPLSVLTAIIAQEPSKIVLLDQLGQKLMDKIGSSWSKKFRKHYGPIGKFLKSNNDIFMLLSNGTQVTLKANTPGPVKEPLGLAEHTFDSNHSTHADLRDAKQQEPEDGQGSHWFDFNDSTVTSIRKSDIEKQFQGKESAYMLFYRKTQLHRPSEALNNPRYKVPPHLIQVAQEENFKLQQMRDRFEATNNTIELRLHLANCYRMENGALQPISKEWNGSSTLSFDRRKTVGDLRLSIYQMQELWEGDMALTMAKSLPAGLHLYNTITDDSIPLYSAGIQTNSDLFVWNGKEVCGASVLTGAEWEPVLLTVVRPFLEQDGVECEGGNGGFENGGTRLKKEERGFAGAVTLGQVREALGEPKQILLCQERKEGKIGEKGEGGGGGATGWQLFPPADMQRTLKELSLKDGDALLVLEPQSLDSSVFTLNGDIVTVTTPSDCRWLQVEFRPHGGGEGGVGGEEEEERRKIKVPATGSMLLGEVKQRAMEELQLNKEPPGKLFDDAQFCLRQVDRTGKLLPPVCEELSVRDAGVRLMTTLTLCPGNAPKASQIFLHFSVGTAPPAGIEMDIIVENSCTVRECLKAMLDAVGLDGTCWHLSRLDWCEELGEPLMDEDASLSEMKIINGETLIIAEGQLPPKGFLKLSVWWCVDPANAAQQFNHADHGSAEEQTVEVLPERHSRSLPLCSDNMAQLRSVGQVEISEDATLEDLKTQVLTLPALQDVCIPTTAFMRVWQLDAWQLARILRGQQLTLKKLKLTSGTDLCVQQLLKEEDLGPREVLLHVKMGVPGERCYYPAEELVWDASRDSSPHSLRTCLAAHYGLSPDTLLLAKYQPPKHSWEEISNWSQQVSKKKRKKKAESLLGAPFHFKDGDTIGVKNLLIDNNRDFVTLDDEQAQQRLREQAEERRKGEQAAGCNGVGPQKKTALNKFRKPEVALSINVGVFR